The following coding sequences lie in one Tachysurus fulvidraco isolate hzauxx_2018 chromosome 19, HZAU_PFXX_2.0, whole genome shotgun sequence genomic window:
- the kdm7aa gene encoding lysine-specific demethylase 7A isoform X1, translating to MAAAPLYCVCRQPYDLNRFMIECDICKDWFHGSCVQVEEHHAADIDVYHCPNCHPIHGPSLMKKRNNWHRHDYTEEDDGRRPVQAGTAVFIQQLQARSFPSADELVVRMQGSHVTRHYLETEGFYYPIIVQDKEGLGLRVPPLSFSVRDVQHYVGGDKVIDVIDVARQADSKMKLSEFVKYYYQPERPKVLNLISLEFSDTKMAELVEVPDIAREMSWVEKYWPDDSIFPKPFVQKYCLMGVKNSYTDFHIDFGGTSVWYHVLWGEKIFYLIEPTKTNLALYESWSSSANQSEVFFGEKVEKCYKCVVQQGTTVLLPTGWIHAVLTSQDCMAFGGNFLHNLNIGMQLKCYEMERRLKTPDLFKFPYFEAISWYVAKNLLRTLKARSSEITSGKQGELRDEKRQPQEYLVEGVKALISALKTWLRRELTAPNSEIPDHIRPSLLIKELSREIRHLEVQEEDPSKPVKSQGSVESASAHSSLERRHHAQRVTQRLKPHHHHHHHHHHHLQHLQQQHEQDHHEPKLRSNLDILELHTREVLKRLEVGPLEEQDSDVSSKVNAKFKKVVQPSTVAVDGNHDNALRLVLCNGRIVCERLRLGNRALKDEISPCQQHHVRPEKPSSCQPEKVKVEAGQVTRHELRIKLTKLSRLQKEEEDEGEEEQDSSDSGSSEDEEECEMPKMRNSGSQHHKPLKRERPSSPSRVPDGGAVPQEVWCSSSAVCVSSKASAVEECLYTESSLSHVLHPSKRHTHNSSPISNQATKGKRPKKGNATSKQKLSKLMKMSTHTRLLL from the exons atGGCGGCTGCCCCGCTGTACTGTGTGTGCCGGCAGCCTTACGATCTCAATCGCTTTATGATCGAATGTGACATTTGTAAGGACTGGTTTCATGGCAG ctgtgtgcaGGTGGAGGAGCATCATGCTGCTGATATTGACGTCTATCACTGTCCTAATTGTCATCCAATCCACGGACCCTCCCTCA tgaagaagaggaataacTGGCACAGACATGATTACACAGAGGAGGATGATGGGAGGCGGCCGGTTCAGGCAGGAACAGCGGTGTTTATACAGCAGCTGCAGGCCAGGAGCTTCCCCAG TGCTGATGAGCTGGTGGTGCGGATGCAGGGAAGTCATGTGACACGGCATTACCTGGAGACTGAGGGCTTCTATTACCCCATCATAGTGCAGGACAAGGAGGGTCTGGGGCTCAGAGTGCCCCCACTATCCTTCTCTGTCAGAGATGTCCAGCACTAcgtcg GTGGAGACAAAGTGATCGATGTGATCGACGTGGCCAGACAAGCGGACAGCAAGATGAAGCTGAGTGAGTTCGTCAAGTATTATTACCAACCTGAACGTCCGAAAGTGCTCAACCTCATCAGCCTGGAGTTCTCTGATACCAA gatggcTGAGCTGGTGGAGGTGCCAGATATCGCTCGTGAGATGTCATGGGTGGAGAAGTATTGGCcggacgactccatcttccccAAGCCGTTTGTGCAGAAGTACTGCCTGATGGGGGTAAAGAACAGCTACACCGACTTCCACATAGACTTCGGAGGAACCTCCGTGTGGTACCACGTCCTCTGG GGAGAGAAGATTTTTTATCTGATCGAACCGACCAAGACCAACCTCGCGCTCTACGAGTCGTGGAGCTCGTCGGCCAATCAGAGCGAAGTGTTCTTCGGAGAAAAAGTGGAGAAGTGCTACaagtgtgtagtgcagcaggGCACCACCGTACTGCTCCCTACAG GTTGGATCCACGCAGTTCTCACGTCTCAGGACTGCATGGCCTTCGGGGGAAACTTCTTACACAACCTGAACATCGGCATGCAGCTCAA ATGTTACGAGATGGAGCGGAGACTGAAGACTCCAGATCTGTTTAAGTTTCCGTATTTCGAGGCCATTAGCTGGTACGTGGCCAAGAACCTGCTGAGGACACTGAAAG ctcGCAGCTCAGAGATCACATCAGGAAAACAAGGAG agCTGCGGGACGAGAAGCGTCAGCCTCAGGAGTATCTGGTAGAAGGAGTAAAAGCTTTAATCTCTGCCCTAAAAACCTGGCTGAGGAGGGAG TTAACGGCACCAAACAGCGAGATTCCAGACCACATCCGGCCGAGCCTCCTGATCAAGGAGCTGAGCAGAGAGATCCGTCACCTGGAGGTGCAGGAG GAGGATCCGAGTAAACCGGTGAAATCTCAGGGAAGCGTAGAAAGTGCATCCGCTCACTCCTCGCTCGAGAGACGACATCACGCGCAACGGGTCACTCAACGACTTAAacctcaccaccaccaccaccatcatcatcatcatcatcttcagcaTCTTCAACAACAGCATGAACAAGATCACCACGAGCCCAAACTCCGATCAAACCTGGACATCCTGGAGCTGCATACTCGGGAAGTGCTGAAGAGGCTGGAGGTCGGCCCTCTGGAGGAG CAGGACTCCGACGTGAGCTCCAAGGTGAACGCGAAGTTTAAGAAGGTTGTCCAGCCCTCTACTGTAGCGGTCGATGGTAACCATGACAACGCACTGCGGCTTGTGCTATGTAACGGCAGGATCGTGTG CGAGAGGCTGCGTCTCGGGAACAGAGCTCTGAAAGACGAGATATCGCCATGCCAACAGCATCACGTTAGACCGGAAAAGCCATCGTCATGCCAAccagagaaagtgaaagtggaGGCAGGTCAGGTCACTCGTCATG AACTCAGGATAAAGCTGACAAAACTCTCACGGTTgcagaaggaagaggaggatgaagggGAAGAGGAG caggaCAGTTCAGATTCAGGGAGCtctgaggatgaagaggagtgtgAAATGCCTAAGATGAGAAACTCAGGGAGTCAACATCACAAACCACTcaaaag GGAGCGTCCTTCCTCCCCCAGCAGGGTGCCAGACGGGGGCGCTGTGCCTCAGGAGGTGTGGTGCAGTagcagtgcagtgtgtgtcagcagtAAGGCGAGTGCAGTAGAGGAGTGTTTATACACAGAGAGTTCACTCTCTCATGTACTCCATCCATCaaaacgacacacacacaactcgaGCCCCATCAGCAACCAGGCCACTAAAg GAAAACGTCCGAAGAAAGGCAACGCGACGTCCAAGCAGAAGCTGAGCAAGCTGATGAAgatgagcacacacactcgcttgcTGCTTTAA
- the kdm7aa gene encoding lysine-specific demethylase 7A isoform X5: MAAAPLYCVCRQPYDLNRFMIECDICKDWFHGSCVQVEEHHAADIDVYHCPNCHPIHGPSLMKKRNNWHRHDYTEEDDGRRPVQAGTAVFIQQLQARSFPSADELVVRMQGSHVTRHYLETEGFYYPIIVQDKEGLGLRVPPLSFSVRDVQHYVGGDKVIDVIDVARQADSKMKLSEFVKYYYQPERPKVLNLISLEFSDTKMAELVEVPDIAREMSWVEKYWPDDSIFPKPFVQKYCLMGVKNSYTDFHIDFGGTSVWYHVLWGEKIFYLIEPTKTNLALYESWSSSANQSEVFFGEKVEKCYKCVVQQGTTVLLPTGWIHAVLTSQDCMAFGGNFLHNLNIGMQLKCYEMERRLKTPDLFKFPYFEAISWYVAKNLLRTLKELRDEKRQPQEYLVEGVKALISALKTWLRRELTAPNSEIPDHIRPSLLIKELSREIRHLEVQEEDPSKPVKSQGSVESASAHSSLERRHHAQRVTQRLKPHHHHHHHHHHHLQHLQQQHEQDHHEPKLRSNLDILELHTREVLKRLEVGPLEEQDSDVSSKVNAKFKKVVQPSTVAVDGNHDNALRLVLCNGRIVCERLRLGNRALKDEISPCQQHHVRPEKPSSCQPEKVKVEAGQVTRHELRIKLTKLSRLQKEEEDEGEEEDSSDSGSSEDEEECEMPKMRNSGSQHHKPLKRERPSSPSRVPDGGAVPQEVWCSSSAVCVSSKASAVEECLYTESSLSHVLHPSKRHTHNSSPISNQATKGKRPKKGNATSKQKLSKLMKMSTHTRLLL, encoded by the exons atGGCGGCTGCCCCGCTGTACTGTGTGTGCCGGCAGCCTTACGATCTCAATCGCTTTATGATCGAATGTGACATTTGTAAGGACTGGTTTCATGGCAG ctgtgtgcaGGTGGAGGAGCATCATGCTGCTGATATTGACGTCTATCACTGTCCTAATTGTCATCCAATCCACGGACCCTCCCTCA tgaagaagaggaataacTGGCACAGACATGATTACACAGAGGAGGATGATGGGAGGCGGCCGGTTCAGGCAGGAACAGCGGTGTTTATACAGCAGCTGCAGGCCAGGAGCTTCCCCAG TGCTGATGAGCTGGTGGTGCGGATGCAGGGAAGTCATGTGACACGGCATTACCTGGAGACTGAGGGCTTCTATTACCCCATCATAGTGCAGGACAAGGAGGGTCTGGGGCTCAGAGTGCCCCCACTATCCTTCTCTGTCAGAGATGTCCAGCACTAcgtcg GTGGAGACAAAGTGATCGATGTGATCGACGTGGCCAGACAAGCGGACAGCAAGATGAAGCTGAGTGAGTTCGTCAAGTATTATTACCAACCTGAACGTCCGAAAGTGCTCAACCTCATCAGCCTGGAGTTCTCTGATACCAA gatggcTGAGCTGGTGGAGGTGCCAGATATCGCTCGTGAGATGTCATGGGTGGAGAAGTATTGGCcggacgactccatcttccccAAGCCGTTTGTGCAGAAGTACTGCCTGATGGGGGTAAAGAACAGCTACACCGACTTCCACATAGACTTCGGAGGAACCTCCGTGTGGTACCACGTCCTCTGG GGAGAGAAGATTTTTTATCTGATCGAACCGACCAAGACCAACCTCGCGCTCTACGAGTCGTGGAGCTCGTCGGCCAATCAGAGCGAAGTGTTCTTCGGAGAAAAAGTGGAGAAGTGCTACaagtgtgtagtgcagcaggGCACCACCGTACTGCTCCCTACAG GTTGGATCCACGCAGTTCTCACGTCTCAGGACTGCATGGCCTTCGGGGGAAACTTCTTACACAACCTGAACATCGGCATGCAGCTCAA ATGTTACGAGATGGAGCGGAGACTGAAGACTCCAGATCTGTTTAAGTTTCCGTATTTCGAGGCCATTAGCTGGTACGTGGCCAAGAACCTGCTGAGGACACTGAAAG agCTGCGGGACGAGAAGCGTCAGCCTCAGGAGTATCTGGTAGAAGGAGTAAAAGCTTTAATCTCTGCCCTAAAAACCTGGCTGAGGAGGGAG TTAACGGCACCAAACAGCGAGATTCCAGACCACATCCGGCCGAGCCTCCTGATCAAGGAGCTGAGCAGAGAGATCCGTCACCTGGAGGTGCAGGAG GAGGATCCGAGTAAACCGGTGAAATCTCAGGGAAGCGTAGAAAGTGCATCCGCTCACTCCTCGCTCGAGAGACGACATCACGCGCAACGGGTCACTCAACGACTTAAacctcaccaccaccaccaccatcatcatcatcatcatcttcagcaTCTTCAACAACAGCATGAACAAGATCACCACGAGCCCAAACTCCGATCAAACCTGGACATCCTGGAGCTGCATACTCGGGAAGTGCTGAAGAGGCTGGAGGTCGGCCCTCTGGAGGAG CAGGACTCCGACGTGAGCTCCAAGGTGAACGCGAAGTTTAAGAAGGTTGTCCAGCCCTCTACTGTAGCGGTCGATGGTAACCATGACAACGCACTGCGGCTTGTGCTATGTAACGGCAGGATCGTGTG CGAGAGGCTGCGTCTCGGGAACAGAGCTCTGAAAGACGAGATATCGCCATGCCAACAGCATCACGTTAGACCGGAAAAGCCATCGTCATGCCAAccagagaaagtgaaagtggaGGCAGGTCAGGTCACTCGTCATG AACTCAGGATAAAGCTGACAAAACTCTCACGGTTgcagaaggaagaggaggatgaagggGAAGAGGAG gaCAGTTCAGATTCAGGGAGCtctgaggatgaagaggagtgtgAAATGCCTAAGATGAGAAACTCAGGGAGTCAACATCACAAACCACTcaaaag GGAGCGTCCTTCCTCCCCCAGCAGGGTGCCAGACGGGGGCGCTGTGCCTCAGGAGGTGTGGTGCAGTagcagtgcagtgtgtgtcagcagtAAGGCGAGTGCAGTAGAGGAGTGTTTATACACAGAGAGTTCACTCTCTCATGTACTCCATCCATCaaaacgacacacacacaactcgaGCCCCATCAGCAACCAGGCCACTAAAg GAAAACGTCCGAAGAAAGGCAACGCGACGTCCAAGCAGAAGCTGAGCAAGCTGATGAAgatgagcacacacactcgcttgcTGCTTTAA
- the kdm7aa gene encoding lysine-specific demethylase 7A isoform X3: protein MAAAPLYCVCRQPYDLNRFMIECDICKDWFHGSCVQVEEHHAADIDVYHCPNCHPIHGPSLMKKRNNWHRHDYTEEDDGRRPVQAGTAVFIQQLQARSFPSADELVVRMQGSHVTRHYLETEGFYYPIIVQDKEGLGLRVPPLSFSVRDVQHYVGGDKVIDVIDVARQADSKMKLSEFVKYYYQPERPKVLNLISLEFSDTKMAELVEVPDIAREMSWVEKYWPDDSIFPKPFVQKYCLMGVKNSYTDFHIDFGGTSVWYHVLWGEKIFYLIEPTKTNLALYESWSSSANQSEVFFGEKVEKCYKCVVQQGTTVLLPTGWIHAVLTSQDCMAFGGNFLHNLNIGMQLKCYEMERRLKTPDLFKFPYFEAISWYVAKNLLRTLKARSSEITSGKQGELRDEKRQPQEYLVEGVKALISALKTWLRRELTAPNSEIPDHIRPSLLIKELSREIRHLEVQEEDPSKPVKSQGSVESASAHSSLERRHHAQRVTQRLKPHHHHHHHHHHHLQHLQQQHEQDHHEPKLRSNLDILELHTREVLKRLEVGPLEEDSDVSSKVNAKFKKVVQPSTVAVDGNHDNALRLVLCNGRIVCERLRLGNRALKDEISPCQQHHVRPEKPSSCQPEKVKVEAGQVTRHELRIKLTKLSRLQKEEEDEGEEEQDSSDSGSSEDEEECEMPKMRNSGSQHHKPLKRERPSSPSRVPDGGAVPQEVWCSSSAVCVSSKASAVEECLYTESSLSHVLHPSKRHTHNSSPISNQATKGKRPKKGNATSKQKLSKLMKMSTHTRLLL from the exons atGGCGGCTGCCCCGCTGTACTGTGTGTGCCGGCAGCCTTACGATCTCAATCGCTTTATGATCGAATGTGACATTTGTAAGGACTGGTTTCATGGCAG ctgtgtgcaGGTGGAGGAGCATCATGCTGCTGATATTGACGTCTATCACTGTCCTAATTGTCATCCAATCCACGGACCCTCCCTCA tgaagaagaggaataacTGGCACAGACATGATTACACAGAGGAGGATGATGGGAGGCGGCCGGTTCAGGCAGGAACAGCGGTGTTTATACAGCAGCTGCAGGCCAGGAGCTTCCCCAG TGCTGATGAGCTGGTGGTGCGGATGCAGGGAAGTCATGTGACACGGCATTACCTGGAGACTGAGGGCTTCTATTACCCCATCATAGTGCAGGACAAGGAGGGTCTGGGGCTCAGAGTGCCCCCACTATCCTTCTCTGTCAGAGATGTCCAGCACTAcgtcg GTGGAGACAAAGTGATCGATGTGATCGACGTGGCCAGACAAGCGGACAGCAAGATGAAGCTGAGTGAGTTCGTCAAGTATTATTACCAACCTGAACGTCCGAAAGTGCTCAACCTCATCAGCCTGGAGTTCTCTGATACCAA gatggcTGAGCTGGTGGAGGTGCCAGATATCGCTCGTGAGATGTCATGGGTGGAGAAGTATTGGCcggacgactccatcttccccAAGCCGTTTGTGCAGAAGTACTGCCTGATGGGGGTAAAGAACAGCTACACCGACTTCCACATAGACTTCGGAGGAACCTCCGTGTGGTACCACGTCCTCTGG GGAGAGAAGATTTTTTATCTGATCGAACCGACCAAGACCAACCTCGCGCTCTACGAGTCGTGGAGCTCGTCGGCCAATCAGAGCGAAGTGTTCTTCGGAGAAAAAGTGGAGAAGTGCTACaagtgtgtagtgcagcaggGCACCACCGTACTGCTCCCTACAG GTTGGATCCACGCAGTTCTCACGTCTCAGGACTGCATGGCCTTCGGGGGAAACTTCTTACACAACCTGAACATCGGCATGCAGCTCAA ATGTTACGAGATGGAGCGGAGACTGAAGACTCCAGATCTGTTTAAGTTTCCGTATTTCGAGGCCATTAGCTGGTACGTGGCCAAGAACCTGCTGAGGACACTGAAAG ctcGCAGCTCAGAGATCACATCAGGAAAACAAGGAG agCTGCGGGACGAGAAGCGTCAGCCTCAGGAGTATCTGGTAGAAGGAGTAAAAGCTTTAATCTCTGCCCTAAAAACCTGGCTGAGGAGGGAG TTAACGGCACCAAACAGCGAGATTCCAGACCACATCCGGCCGAGCCTCCTGATCAAGGAGCTGAGCAGAGAGATCCGTCACCTGGAGGTGCAGGAG GAGGATCCGAGTAAACCGGTGAAATCTCAGGGAAGCGTAGAAAGTGCATCCGCTCACTCCTCGCTCGAGAGACGACATCACGCGCAACGGGTCACTCAACGACTTAAacctcaccaccaccaccaccatcatcatcatcatcatcttcagcaTCTTCAACAACAGCATGAACAAGATCACCACGAGCCCAAACTCCGATCAAACCTGGACATCCTGGAGCTGCATACTCGGGAAGTGCTGAAGAGGCTGGAGGTCGGCCCTCTGGAGGAG GACTCCGACGTGAGCTCCAAGGTGAACGCGAAGTTTAAGAAGGTTGTCCAGCCCTCTACTGTAGCGGTCGATGGTAACCATGACAACGCACTGCGGCTTGTGCTATGTAACGGCAGGATCGTGTG CGAGAGGCTGCGTCTCGGGAACAGAGCTCTGAAAGACGAGATATCGCCATGCCAACAGCATCACGTTAGACCGGAAAAGCCATCGTCATGCCAAccagagaaagtgaaagtggaGGCAGGTCAGGTCACTCGTCATG AACTCAGGATAAAGCTGACAAAACTCTCACGGTTgcagaaggaagaggaggatgaagggGAAGAGGAG caggaCAGTTCAGATTCAGGGAGCtctgaggatgaagaggagtgtgAAATGCCTAAGATGAGAAACTCAGGGAGTCAACATCACAAACCACTcaaaag GGAGCGTCCTTCCTCCCCCAGCAGGGTGCCAGACGGGGGCGCTGTGCCTCAGGAGGTGTGGTGCAGTagcagtgcagtgtgtgtcagcagtAAGGCGAGTGCAGTAGAGGAGTGTTTATACACAGAGAGTTCACTCTCTCATGTACTCCATCCATCaaaacgacacacacacaactcgaGCCCCATCAGCAACCAGGCCACTAAAg GAAAACGTCCGAAGAAAGGCAACGCGACGTCCAAGCAGAAGCTGAGCAAGCTGATGAAgatgagcacacacactcgcttgcTGCTTTAA
- the kdm7aa gene encoding lysine-specific demethylase 7A isoform X2, producing MAAAPLYCVCRQPYDLNRFMIECDICKDWFHGSCVQVEEHHAADIDVYHCPNCHPIHGPSLMKKRNNWHRHDYTEEDDGRRPVQAGTAVFIQQLQARSFPSADELVVRMQGSHVTRHYLETEGFYYPIIVQDKEGLGLRVPPLSFSVRDVQHYVGGDKVIDVIDVARQADSKMKLSEFVKYYYQPERPKVLNLISLEFSDTKMAELVEVPDIAREMSWVEKYWPDDSIFPKPFVQKYCLMGVKNSYTDFHIDFGGTSVWYHVLWGEKIFYLIEPTKTNLALYESWSSSANQSEVFFGEKVEKCYKCVVQQGTTVLLPTGWIHAVLTSQDCMAFGGNFLHNLNIGMQLKCYEMERRLKTPDLFKFPYFEAISWYVAKNLLRTLKARSSEITSGKQGELRDEKRQPQEYLVEGVKALISALKTWLRRELTAPNSEIPDHIRPSLLIKELSREIRHLEVQEEDPSKPVKSQGSVESASAHSSLERRHHAQRVTQRLKPHHHHHHHHHHHLQHLQQQHEQDHHEPKLRSNLDILELHTREVLKRLEVGPLEEQDSDVSSKVNAKFKKVVQPSTVAVDGNHDNALRLVLCNGRIVCERLRLGNRALKDEISPCQQHHVRPEKPSSCQPEKVKVEAGQVTRHELRIKLTKLSRLQKEEEDEGEEEDSSDSGSSEDEEECEMPKMRNSGSQHHKPLKRERPSSPSRVPDGGAVPQEVWCSSSAVCVSSKASAVEECLYTESSLSHVLHPSKRHTHNSSPISNQATKGKRPKKGNATSKQKLSKLMKMSTHTRLLL from the exons atGGCGGCTGCCCCGCTGTACTGTGTGTGCCGGCAGCCTTACGATCTCAATCGCTTTATGATCGAATGTGACATTTGTAAGGACTGGTTTCATGGCAG ctgtgtgcaGGTGGAGGAGCATCATGCTGCTGATATTGACGTCTATCACTGTCCTAATTGTCATCCAATCCACGGACCCTCCCTCA tgaagaagaggaataacTGGCACAGACATGATTACACAGAGGAGGATGATGGGAGGCGGCCGGTTCAGGCAGGAACAGCGGTGTTTATACAGCAGCTGCAGGCCAGGAGCTTCCCCAG TGCTGATGAGCTGGTGGTGCGGATGCAGGGAAGTCATGTGACACGGCATTACCTGGAGACTGAGGGCTTCTATTACCCCATCATAGTGCAGGACAAGGAGGGTCTGGGGCTCAGAGTGCCCCCACTATCCTTCTCTGTCAGAGATGTCCAGCACTAcgtcg GTGGAGACAAAGTGATCGATGTGATCGACGTGGCCAGACAAGCGGACAGCAAGATGAAGCTGAGTGAGTTCGTCAAGTATTATTACCAACCTGAACGTCCGAAAGTGCTCAACCTCATCAGCCTGGAGTTCTCTGATACCAA gatggcTGAGCTGGTGGAGGTGCCAGATATCGCTCGTGAGATGTCATGGGTGGAGAAGTATTGGCcggacgactccatcttccccAAGCCGTTTGTGCAGAAGTACTGCCTGATGGGGGTAAAGAACAGCTACACCGACTTCCACATAGACTTCGGAGGAACCTCCGTGTGGTACCACGTCCTCTGG GGAGAGAAGATTTTTTATCTGATCGAACCGACCAAGACCAACCTCGCGCTCTACGAGTCGTGGAGCTCGTCGGCCAATCAGAGCGAAGTGTTCTTCGGAGAAAAAGTGGAGAAGTGCTACaagtgtgtagtgcagcaggGCACCACCGTACTGCTCCCTACAG GTTGGATCCACGCAGTTCTCACGTCTCAGGACTGCATGGCCTTCGGGGGAAACTTCTTACACAACCTGAACATCGGCATGCAGCTCAA ATGTTACGAGATGGAGCGGAGACTGAAGACTCCAGATCTGTTTAAGTTTCCGTATTTCGAGGCCATTAGCTGGTACGTGGCCAAGAACCTGCTGAGGACACTGAAAG ctcGCAGCTCAGAGATCACATCAGGAAAACAAGGAG agCTGCGGGACGAGAAGCGTCAGCCTCAGGAGTATCTGGTAGAAGGAGTAAAAGCTTTAATCTCTGCCCTAAAAACCTGGCTGAGGAGGGAG TTAACGGCACCAAACAGCGAGATTCCAGACCACATCCGGCCGAGCCTCCTGATCAAGGAGCTGAGCAGAGAGATCCGTCACCTGGAGGTGCAGGAG GAGGATCCGAGTAAACCGGTGAAATCTCAGGGAAGCGTAGAAAGTGCATCCGCTCACTCCTCGCTCGAGAGACGACATCACGCGCAACGGGTCACTCAACGACTTAAacctcaccaccaccaccaccatcatcatcatcatcatcttcagcaTCTTCAACAACAGCATGAACAAGATCACCACGAGCCCAAACTCCGATCAAACCTGGACATCCTGGAGCTGCATACTCGGGAAGTGCTGAAGAGGCTGGAGGTCGGCCCTCTGGAGGAG CAGGACTCCGACGTGAGCTCCAAGGTGAACGCGAAGTTTAAGAAGGTTGTCCAGCCCTCTACTGTAGCGGTCGATGGTAACCATGACAACGCACTGCGGCTTGTGCTATGTAACGGCAGGATCGTGTG CGAGAGGCTGCGTCTCGGGAACAGAGCTCTGAAAGACGAGATATCGCCATGCCAACAGCATCACGTTAGACCGGAAAAGCCATCGTCATGCCAAccagagaaagtgaaagtggaGGCAGGTCAGGTCACTCGTCATG AACTCAGGATAAAGCTGACAAAACTCTCACGGTTgcagaaggaagaggaggatgaagggGAAGAGGAG gaCAGTTCAGATTCAGGGAGCtctgaggatgaagaggagtgtgAAATGCCTAAGATGAGAAACTCAGGGAGTCAACATCACAAACCACTcaaaag GGAGCGTCCTTCCTCCCCCAGCAGGGTGCCAGACGGGGGCGCTGTGCCTCAGGAGGTGTGGTGCAGTagcagtgcagtgtgtgtcagcagtAAGGCGAGTGCAGTAGAGGAGTGTTTATACACAGAGAGTTCACTCTCTCATGTACTCCATCCATCaaaacgacacacacacaactcgaGCCCCATCAGCAACCAGGCCACTAAAg GAAAACGTCCGAAGAAAGGCAACGCGACGTCCAAGCAGAAGCTGAGCAAGCTGATGAAgatgagcacacacactcgcttgcTGCTTTAA